The DNA segment GCTATTGAAAAAtatagaatataaatattatacccTTATAATCTTGTTCAAAGTTTCATCGGCTACTGTTCTGATATCAGATTCATTGTCATTGCACAACATCAATAATGTTTCAATCGAAAGAGTAAGAACCTGATGAAACTTGGTTCCTGGTTTTACATTCTGTGAACATATTCCTTCGGCTATTGCCATGCAACATGCTAATTTATCTTTCCTTAAATTGAAAAGAAACCTTTTACCGTCACGCTTTTATGGTTGTCACGATTACtattaaataaatgaaaaaatataagaaaaataaGAATTTGTTCGTGTACCTTGTACTCGAATCTGACATAACAACGTTCGAGTCTTGAGTTGTTTTCAGAGCCTCTATGGCTTTCAATATGTTGTTTAAAGTTGTCATTTTTGTCAAAATATATTGTTAATCGGGCTATTTCTCACTTTGtacaaatgaaatttttaacaaGTGATATTTTGATAATGTAGGCCGAATTTATGACAGACATATCGTACGTGTAAACCTACATGCTGTTCGATACCATATTTATTTGTGATTTAAACGACAGGTTGAAAAGTATTATTCACAACTTCTTTAATTATACAAAAGAACGGGACATAAGAAAATTGGCAAATTGAACGTTTAATGCGTATCCGCCGTTATTTGTGGGATAAATAGCCGCTATTTAAATACTAACCCTATCGCAAAACATTATAAAAGTAGAATGGGATAAAACGTACGAACAAGCATTGTTTCCCTACCTAAAATCATCTCGGTACTAATAGTGTATCTAATTTTGATCAATCTATCGAGTAAATGAGAGACAAGTTACGTTAAAAGTTTATTCGTGTGATGTAATCGGAAATGCATAATCAGACGTTACAAAACATTGAACAGAGTGTAACGTGTATAGAAATAAGTGAACGTTAAAATAAGTGCATGCAAACGATTCCAAGCTTTATATGTACCTACATATGTTGGAAACTATAGATATAGTTGGAATTTTATATCGAATTTATATAATTAAGAATGATATATAATgatcattagatagaggataATTGGGAAGCGAGGACAATAAAATTAAACAATGCATATAACAATAGTATCAAGGATATGTTTAATCTAATATGATAACGAAGTATAAAAGTTAACCTATGCGACATTCGCCCCTGGAGGCGGCCATATTACGTCGAGATAGCTCGATTGCGTCGAAAGTCGAAATTTATCTCGAAACGCGTATGCCATTGTCAGTGGTAACGTTGATGTGTAATTTATgtgtttaattttcatttttttttaatctatCGAGCAAATTGCACGAGTTTATAACGATATTAATGAAACGTGGTTAGCGAATACCATATTCGCAGATTTTAAAGTTTCTTGTAACAATGGACTCGGAATAAAGCCGATGGCTGAGAGGTGAGCGAGTTTCGGCTTCTTTCACACCGTACGCTGCCGATAGGAGGACTACAGTGTGCAAAAGAAATTGTTTTCCTTCGTCAACAATTATAGAAACTATTCGAAAAGCGTTTCAAATTATTCGTCGTCTCAAATACGCACGTACAACGTAACGCACCGGCTGAACATTACAGTTTTTACAATGTTTTGTATACGATCCGTTGATCTGTTTCGATCGCTTTTTGACTTAAGAACAGCAGTCTTGGCACAGAAACAAAGGTTGGATTTActcgaagaaatatttttaaacacgtTCTTAAGATCTGTACAGAACTCGAAGCATGaatggttttttttttcgcgTCATGTGtgttttgtattattttcattCTAAAAGCATcaattatataatatatatatatatatatatatatatatatatatatatatatatataattatttattaattacattatttaaatattatttgaaaatacTCGTATCAAATTGGTTAGGTTTTCTGCAAAAATGCAatcatttctttttctctttataACTTTACAGATTACCCAATAGTTTCTGGATGTCTAAATATGCCAGGCTGTGCAGCGGTTGGCTGCAACAATCGTAGTGAAAAGGGTTATATTATGAAAtgttttccacgtgatccaaaactgagaaAAATTTGGCAAGAACGTGTAGCCAGAGCCGATTGGGAACCATCGAACAATTCATTTCTTTGTCATGTACATTTTGAGCCCCAGGAATGGTCCATAACGCAGAGTGGAAGGATTAGATTAAGAAAAAACGCTATCCCTTCCATATTTACTATAACATCTACCAGAAAGTCTCCCAAAAAGAGAACTAAGATAATTGGTATTAAAGAAGAAAACTTATTGCAAAGTGAATATAGCGTGGAATACGTGGACAATGATAATAAACATTCATCTACGGAATATCTAGAAGAGAAAGACTCGGATTTTCAAGATCTTTGCGAACCATCTATtcaatttattgaaaataagtTTAAATATGTTCCTAAGCGTATAGACGAGGACGACGAGAAAGGAAGTGTTAATTCCGATTTTGTCGAAGAAAGTAGCACTATGATTGCGGAGGATAATATTATAGACGTTAGTGGTCCCGTGGAGCACGATAATCTCGAAGCACGAATGAACGATAATAAGAAAGAAATCGGTTTATCCTTAATGATCGACAACTCGGAAAATTTATTATCGAGCGCCATTGTGAAAAAAGAGATTAAACTAGAAGTTATGGATCAGAATACGTTTGAGGATAGTTACGATGAAATTGAGGAGAAGTTAAAACAGATTTGCGACGGAGGGTCTACGGAAGATGATAACTATAAGAACGACGGGAAGAAAAAGTTTACGATTAAAAGTCACAAAGAAGACGAAGATGTAGAAGCGATAGAAGGAAATGGTGATATTAATAacgataaatgtaaaattactctATCCGTTAATAGAAATGACAATTTTCCTGGGAAAAATGAAGTTGAACACACTCTTAGAAACAAGGAGGAAAATGTTGAAATAATTTTTGGCACAGAAAGTGGAGATGAAAAAGTGTCTGTGCCTCAAATTACATCGAGAATTAATAAAGGAGACGACGGTGTTTTGGGATATAATGAAATAATTTCTATTAAAGACGAGAAGAAAGTTTTTAACGAAGATATAGAAGAAAATTTTACTAAGGACGAAGTGCATGTTATACCAAATATAAGAGCAGCTATGAAGCGTAAAAAAAGAACCAGAGAAGAGATAATGAAGTCAATAAAAAAATCAATTAGAAGCACCTCTGATCGAGATATTAATTCGTCGACTAATAGCAATTTGTCGGATAGCGTGGAACAAGAAACGGAAATAAGAAACGAGTTATCAATGTTTTCGCAACAAGTAAACGATGTTAACAAAAGAAATAGTTTAGAAATGGATACAgctaaatttattataaaaataactgGTGATCCTGAGGATGTAACGGAAATTATCGAAGAATTATCATCTAATTCAATAGGGAGTGAAACATCTAAAAAATTTAGCTCCATTTGTAAAAATGAAGAAAATAATACATTTGTTACGTCCGTTATAACAGTACTGTcgtttaaaaatcagaaagatGTAACTTACAATGATTTCAGTAGCCCATTAATAAAAGGAGACTTTGCAACTTCAACAAAAAGAGACACTATAATAAATTGTTCTCCTTGCAAGGATAAAGAATTTGTAAGTTTAGATTCTGTTCGTAATGCTGAAAAGTGTCGCTCCTCGTGTTTGCGACATATTTGTTCCGACGAAGAAAACAAAAGTCAGGTAAAAACTAATTCCAAGTTGCAGAATTGTATGCACAGTGGTGAAACCCGTCTAGAAAATGATACTAGATGTTCCGTTACCGCCGACTATGAAGATTTATTAGAGAGAATAGAAATTCAAGAAGATGTAATTGGAAAATTAACCAATCAGTTGATTATTTATAAAGAATTGGAAAACAATTTGCGAAATAGAAACATGGGGGGGCAGGATATACAGATTAAAGAAGTAGAAACGATTCCTAGAATTCTTACAAGGTCGAGCAACATACAATCTTCAGTTGTTACAAAGAAAGTTTTAGAATCTAAACAAAGATTAATCGAAGATTTATCAAATAGGGTGAATTATTTTgaagaaatgaataaaaaactaATGAAAACTGTCACGCTGGAATCTCAGCAGAAAAGAAAACTTGAAGGACAAATGAGGCAAAAAGATAATAGAATTAAAGAACTGAACTGGAAATTGGAGAAGGCCTCAAAATACCTCGAAAGGGCAGAGAAAAATACAAACACATACAGaagaaaaatgttaaatatgCAAACTATTATGAGGAGGAGAAAACTTCTAGACGAAAAGATGAGCaaattcaatgaaatattaattgataGTTCGAGACAGGAATTTTCGGAGAGAGCCTTGACTATGGCGGCGGATATTAGAAAAACTTGCGGAAGAAATGGGTATGATAAGTTACTTTCTTATGGTATTCCATTACCACCACTACCAGCGTTGCGTAAAGGTGTTCTTAATGAAGATTTAGCAATAGATCATAATAAAAGTGATACAGATAAAGTGCAGAATTCTACTTCAAAGTTAAACATCAAAACGGAGAAAGCAGAAGATACAAATAACGAGTCCGAAACGGATGAAAAAGATTCAGAACTTGCTGATTCGATCGTTAAAACAAACGAATACGATGGTGCGGAAACTGTGACAGGAACTGTACAAGACATTTTTGACGAAAATAATGATGGTGACGATTTTAGTACAAATGAATTAAGAGAACATTTCATTCTGCAGTTGAATGCAGTTATGTAGCTACGGTTCTGTAATTTAGAcatctttcttttttaccatTTTTGAACTAGGAAATGTAATATTAAGATCGTGAATATTTAGATAGGTTTCCTTCTATCATTGTACAATATCCATTGTGCACTTAACAACtatatttattgtataataCCATTTCATGTTCTCACTTCAaatgtaaatatatgtataaacatTATTATGTGTAATATAAAAAGACCATTTTAATCAGCGAATTACAGTTTTAAATCATTTACAAACGTTTAGTACATGATTATTTGTTTTAAAGGGACATGattgtttttctcactttacggggttaaggaataacttttctgtcgaatattcttgggatttctacatattcttcgctaaaatacgcgtcgtttgcattttgaaacattaaaatcccccaatccgttcaggagttacgatgttttaaagatacgcatgaaatttaagggaaacaattctgaccagaaatgatacTCTCGCtaatgaattgttttttttttttttttctcgaaagtgcgtagaatttcagaggtatgtctattgaccaaaaatgattgtaattgacccccggaactaaaaataatttttttttaaatgatttgaaatttctgtttGGAAAATCTCATTAATCCATCGATAATACATTGCGCATAATATACTGAGAAATATAAAAGTTGTTAGTTTGCGTTAGTGGCTGTAATTCGAGGCACAcagaatgttttgaaatttcGCACAGTCTGTGTTTACATTCATAGCTGCCGGGCGCTCGACCTAACCTTAGAGCTGTGACTGCTGGTACAGTTTACCGCGTGTTTGGACATTTAACAAATACTCGAATGGTAggaatacaattttattatctacgaattgaaatatatttttatgcaAGTATCATTACTGAAATATTACTACTGTTGCGTCCAGATCTGCGGTATACCGGATTTAGCAGAAATAGAAATTCGTCAGACAGAATATCGACGGAAACTCCGATTCGACACGGTCTTTGGAAAATAAACCAAGTATTTGTAAGGAATGCCTTCTTTTCTCTCTCGACCCTTGACTTTTCCTGCTTGACCGCCCACGTTGAATCTTATACAATAGCGATGTACTTTATAAGACACTGGTTCGTTTGAATCTTGCtcgaaattttaatggagataCGTGATCGCGCACTCAATGTCCGTTAATCGAGTTCACATTAATTCCCGTCGCGGCGCTATGTGTACTAACCCCAAAATCACGCGATAGCGTAACACTTTCCACGCATCATCATTCCCACATCATTATTCGATTATTACTATACACATTTGTACTATATAATTGCTTGAAATTATTTCCTATTTGGCATGTTAAGACTATTTTTCGTATGAAATTCGATGCTTCGTAATGAGAATTTAAAACAAGCAataccgaaaatattttaaacgaagtACGCGAACAAATCTTGCATGTTGCTTTTTTGGTCAGTTTGGTCTTGAATATATTGTGAAATCTATAaatgaaatattgtaaaatggTCCGTATCGTGAAACCGAAGTTTGACTTTTCTAAGTAAAACATAATTTAGAAGGCGTATAATTAGTAAAGGGCTTAGGAACGCGTGTCAGGAAAAAGCATCGCTGCTAACATCTATTATGTATACATTGTCCGTGCTTGTAGTTAATACGTCACGAAAAAAGCATCAAGTGCAACGTCTATTACGTATTTCGTCTATGCTCTTGTGCACGTTAAatggaaataaaaatgtaaaaattaacatttattaatagaattggtAATCGCTGTGAATGAAGTGGAAAcaaatgaaagaaaaaataatGTAATGCCCCTACCCATAACTACACATAACctcatccagtcctaaccccttccagacctaatcatctgtggttaggactgggttggggGTTCGGACTACAGTCATAACCCACCTTACACTTAACCCCTTCAGTCCTAATcccttccagacctaaccatctaTGGTTAAGATTGGGTTGGGGGTTCGGACTGTAGTCATAACCCACCCTACACTTAACCCCTTCAGTCCTAATCCccatccagacgtaaccctctgtggttaggactgggtgagGGGTTCGGACTGCAGTCGAAACCCACACTACACATAACCTCTTCAGTCCTAACcccatccagacataaccctttcgtggttaggactgggttggggGTTCGGACAGCGGCCATAACCCACCCTATACCTAACCACTTCAGTCATAACCCCCATTCAGACCTAACCTTTCGATGGTTGGGTCTGGGGGGTTGGGCCTAGGGGATTGGCCGAGGGGTTGAGCCCGAAGGTTGGGCCCAAGAGTTGGGCccgaaggttaggtctggaaggtTGGGCCCGAGGGTTGGGccgtag comes from the Colletes latitarsis isolate SP2378_abdomen chromosome 7, iyColLati1, whole genome shotgun sequence genome and includes:
- the LOC143344215 gene encoding uncharacterized protein LOC143344215; the protein is MPGCAAVGCNNRSEKGYIMKCFPRDPKLRKIWQERVARADWEPSNNSFLCHVHFEPQEWSITQSGRIRLRKNAIPSIFTITSTRKSPKKRTKIIGIKEENLLQSEYSVEYVDNDNKHSSTEYLEEKDSDFQDLCEPSIQFIENKFKYVPKRIDEDDEKGSVNSDFVEESSTMIAEDNIIDVSGPVEHDNLEARMNDNKKEIGLSLMIDNSENLLSSAIVKKEIKLEVMDQNTFEDSYDEIEEKLKQICDGGSTEDDNYKNDGKKKFTIKSHKEDEDVEAIEGNGDINNDKCKITLSVNRNDNFPGKNEVEHTLRNKEENVEIIFGTESGDEKVSVPQITSRINKGDDGVLGYNEIISIKDEKKVFNEDIEENFTKDEVHVIPNIRAAMKRKKRTREEIMKSIKKSIRSTSDRDINSSTNSNLSDSVEQETEIRNELSMFSQQVNDVNKRNSLEMDTAKFIIKITGDPEDVTEIIEELSSNSIGSETSKKFSSICKNEENNTFVTSVITVLSFKNQKDVTYNDFSSPLIKGDFATSTKRDTIINCSPCKDKEFVSLDSVRNAEKCRSSCLRHICSDEENKSQVKTNSKLQNCMHSGETRLENDTRCSVTADYEDLLERIEIQEDVIGKLTNQLIIYKELENNLRNRNMGGQDIQIKEVETIPRILTRSSNIQSSVVTKKVLESKQRLIEDLSNRVNYFEEMNKKLMKTVTLESQQKRKLEGQMRQKDNRIKELNWKLEKASKYLERAEKNTNTYRRKMLNMQTIMRRRKLLDEKMSKFNEILIDSSRQEFSERALTMAADIRKTCGRNGYDKLLSYGIPLPPLPALRKGVLNEDLAIDHNKSDTDKVQNSTSKLNIKTEKAEDTNNESETDEKDSELADSIVKTNEYDGAETVTGTVQDIFDENNDGDDFSTNELREHFILQLNAVM